In the Pseudodesulfovibrio alkaliphilus genome, one interval contains:
- a CDS encoding PstS family phosphate ABC transporter substrate-binding protein, with product MRKFVKLLVAVAILTFGASMAHARDQIKIVGSSTVFPFSSYVAEEFGATTQFKSPVVESTGSGGGFKLFIQGAGMDTPDITNASRRMKTSEWEAAQAAGITEITEVLIGYDGIAVAQNISNPDFSITLAELALATMEMVPVDGKLVTNPYKTWDQINPALPKRKIVFYGPPTSSGTRDAFAEMVIGRFAKANGALYDAISPKGKGENYSAVRQDGAYVPAGENDNLIVQKLTKDMDAFGIFGYSFLGENTDRIKGAKINGVEATPKAIASGEYPISRSLFFYIKKAHLDKVPGMKEYLELFMSEKMIGTNGLLKRIGLVPLADDLRAKVQKDVLSYKNLTLEDLKK from the coding sequence ATGCGTAAATTCGTCAAGCTGCTTGTCGCTGTCGCCATTCTCACCTTTGGTGCCAGCATGGCCCATGCCCGCGATCAGATCAAGATCGTCGGCTCCAGCACCGTTTTTCCGTTCTCCAGCTATGTGGCCGAGGAGTTCGGCGCCACCACCCAGTTCAAGTCCCCTGTGGTCGAGTCCACCGGCTCGGGCGGCGGGTTCAAGCTCTTCATCCAGGGCGCTGGAATGGACACCCCGGACATCACCAACGCCTCGCGCCGCATGAAGACCTCCGAGTGGGAGGCCGCCCAGGCCGCCGGCATCACCGAGATCACCGAGGTGCTCATCGGCTACGACGGTATCGCCGTGGCCCAGAACATCTCGAACCCCGATTTCTCCATCACCCTGGCCGAATTGGCCCTGGCCACAATGGAGATGGTGCCTGTTGACGGCAAGCTGGTGACAAACCCCTACAAGACCTGGGACCAGATCAATCCGGCCCTGCCCAAACGCAAGATCGTCTTCTACGGCCCGCCGACCTCTTCCGGCACCCGCGACGCCTTTGCCGAGATGGTCATCGGTCGCTTTGCCAAGGCCAACGGTGCCCTCTACGATGCCATTTCCCCCAAGGGGAAGGGCGAAAACTACAGTGCAGTGCGCCAGGACGGCGCGTATGTGCCTGCCGGTGAAAACGACAACCTTATTGTCCAGAAGCTGACCAAGGACATGGACGCCTTCGGCATCTTCGGCTACTCCTTCCTGGGCGAGAACACCGACCGCATCAAGGGTGCCAAGATCAACGGCGTGGAGGCCACTCCCAAGGCCATCGCCAGCGGCGAATACCCCATCTCCCGCTCCCTGTTCTTCTATATCAAGAAGGCTCACCTCGATAAGGTTCCGGGCATGAAGGAATACCTCGAGCTGTTCATGAGCGAGAAGATGATCGGCACCAACGGCCTGCTCAAGCGCATCGGTCTCGTGCCCCTGGCCGACGACCTGCGCGCCAAGGTCCAGAAGGATGTGTTGTCCTACAAGAACCTGACCCTGGAAGACCTGAAGAAGTAA
- the pstC gene encoding phosphate ABC transporter permease subunit PstC, whose protein sequence is MDTGTIFLYLGCGLLPLAVVAYFLATKKTFSTRFEGEKFQSTPGSYGWFAVICTLSPALLASVLAAVLQLTGMAEVPGTALVATVMILAACGLYLGLMAVKPSLRARAKVEDVVVKLLFAASLVSILTTIGIVLSVVFEAMRFFQIVSLWDFITGTNWSPDGVSAGDHGVEGMFGSIPLFAGTFMITGIAMLVAIPIGLFAAICTAEYASPAFRKVAKPALEILAGIPTVVYGFFAAITVSPLVVEAADYFGLQADYTNALAPGLVMGVMIIPFVSSLSDDVITSVPNSLREGSLAMGAYQSETIKTVVLPAALPGIISAFLLAVSRAVGETMIVVMAAGLRANLTWNPLEGMTTVTVRIVDALTGDQAFDSPETLAAYGLGLVLLVVTLVLNVISLVVIRRFRQQYE, encoded by the coding sequence GTGGATACAGGTACCATTTTTCTCTACCTCGGGTGCGGCCTGCTGCCCCTTGCGGTGGTGGCCTATTTCCTAGCCACCAAGAAAACCTTCTCGACCCGTTTCGAGGGGGAGAAATTTCAATCCACCCCTGGCAGTTACGGCTGGTTCGCGGTGATATGCACCCTGTCGCCCGCCCTGCTGGCCTCGGTGCTGGCCGCCGTGCTTCAGTTGACCGGAATGGCCGAGGTGCCGGGCACGGCGCTTGTGGCAACCGTGATGATACTGGCCGCATGCGGGCTCTATCTCGGTCTCATGGCCGTCAAGCCGAGCCTGCGTGCGCGGGCAAAGGTGGAAGATGTGGTGGTCAAGCTGCTGTTCGCGGCTTCGCTCGTCTCCATCCTGACCACCATCGGCATTGTCCTCTCGGTGGTTTTCGAGGCCATGCGCTTTTTCCAGATCGTCAGCCTGTGGGATTTCATCACCGGCACCAACTGGAGCCCGGACGGCGTTTCGGCCGGCGACCACGGCGTCGAGGGCATGTTCGGCTCCATCCCGCTCTTTGCGGGTACCTTCATGATCACGGGAATCGCCATGCTGGTGGCCATTCCCATCGGGCTGTTCGCGGCCATTTGCACGGCCGAGTACGCCTCTCCGGCCTTTCGCAAGGTGGCCAAGCCCGCCCTGGAGATTCTGGCAGGCATCCCCACCGTGGTCTATGGCTTCTTCGCGGCCATCACGGTCAGCCCCCTGGTGGTGGAGGCGGCGGATTATTTCGGCCTGCAGGCGGACTACACCAACGCGCTGGCGCCGGGTCTGGTCATGGGGGTGATGATCATCCCCTTTGTCTCGTCCCTGTCCGACGATGTGATCACCTCTGTGCCCAACTCCCTGCGCGAGGGCTCGCTGGCCATGGGCGCGTACCAGTCCGAGACCATCAAGACCGTGGTCCTGCCTGCTGCGCTGCCGGGTATCATCTCCGCCTTTTTGCTGGCCGTGTCGCGGGCGGTGGGCGAAACCATGATCGTGGTCATGGCCGCCGGACTGCGGGCCAACCTGACCTGGAATCCCCTTGAGGGCATGACCACTGTTACCGTGCGCATCGTGGACGCCCTGACCGGGGACCAGGCCTTTGACAGCCCGGAGACCCTCGCAGCCTACGGCCTGGGGCTCGTGCTCCTGGTGGTCACCTTGGTTCTCAACGTCATTTCGCTGGTGGTCATCCGGCGCTTCAGACAGCAATACGAATAG
- the pstA gene encoding phosphate ABC transporter permease PstA, with the protein MQYSIDPKVLKRRAGRDKRYRVYAYGAIFMAAAFLVFFFTNIVSTALSAFKQGELLVEVNYREEARKMGDYALEDDLSYLVSRGFTRLIPAQMREDRSLLGTVEEKWVLADAEVDQYLKGKPNRLKKDERKLVDTMRAEGRARLAFNVGFFKNGDSKLPEMAGIWAAAVGSMYVLAITFVFSFPIGVMTAIYLEEFAPNNRIMQIIEVNINNLAAIPSILFGLLGLSIFINFFGVPRSSALAGGLTLSLMTLPVIIISTRAAIRAVPSSIREGALALGATRWQVVLTTILPLALPGILTGTIIGLAQAIGETAPLLIVGMMAYIPDATNNVTSATTVLPAQIYTWSSDSLRAFTERTSAGIIVLLAVMLSMNAAAIYLRNKYEIKW; encoded by the coding sequence ATGCAATATTCCATTGATCCGAAGGTTCTCAAACGGCGGGCAGGGCGCGACAAACGCTATCGCGTCTATGCCTACGGCGCTATCTTCATGGCCGCCGCGTTTCTTGTGTTCTTCTTTACCAACATCGTTTCCACTGCCTTGAGCGCCTTCAAGCAGGGCGAGCTGCTGGTGGAGGTCAACTATCGCGAAGAGGCCAGGAAAATGGGCGATTACGCCCTGGAGGATGACCTCAGCTATCTGGTCAGCCGCGGATTCACCCGGCTCATCCCGGCCCAGATGCGCGAGGACCGCTCGCTGCTCGGCACGGTCGAGGAGAAATGGGTTCTGGCCGACGCCGAGGTGGACCAGTACCTCAAGGGCAAGCCCAATCGCCTCAAGAAGGACGAGCGAAAGTTGGTGGACACCATGCGGGCCGAGGGCCGCGCCCGCCTCGCCTTCAATGTCGGTTTCTTCAAAAACGGCGATTCCAAGCTGCCGGAGATGGCGGGTATCTGGGCCGCGGCCGTGGGCTCCATGTACGTGCTGGCCATCACCTTTGTCTTCAGCTTCCCAATAGGTGTCATGACCGCGATATATCTTGAGGAATTTGCGCCGAACAACCGGATCATGCAGATCATCGAAGTCAATATCAACAACCTTGCCGCCATCCCGTCCATCCTCTTCGGCCTACTCGGGCTCTCCATCTTCATCAACTTCTTCGGAGTGCCGCGCTCGTCGGCCCTGGCGGGTGGCCTGACTCTCTCACTGATGACCCTGCCGGTGATCATCATTTCGACCCGGGCGGCCATCCGGGCCGTGCCCAGCTCCATCCGCGAAGGTGCGCTGGCCCTCGGGGCCACCCGCTGGCAGGTGGTGCTGACCACCATTTTGCCCCTGGCCCTGCCCGGCATTCTGACCGGAACCATCATCGGGCTGGCCCAGGCCATCGGCGAAACCGCGCCGCTGCTCATCGTGGGCATGATGGCCTATATCCCCGACGCCACCAACAACGTCACCAGTGCGACCACTGTTCTTCCCGCCCAGATATACACCTGGTCGTCCGACTCCCTGCGGGCCTTCACCGAGCGTACTTCGGCAGGCATCATCGTCCTGCTGGCGGTCATGCTCTCCATGAACGCGGCGGCCATCTACCTGCGCAACAAGTACGAGATCAAGTGGTAG